From the genome of Ziziphus jujuba cultivar Dongzao chromosome 6, ASM3175591v1, one region includes:
- the LOC132804307 gene encoding uncharacterized protein LOC132804307, with protein sequence MEDDDIVIAVLYNGTLVQNDSGDWEYRNGKNVMVSVGKRCTKSELEDEIFNSIEIDRNEYLLKLKWIYGRCAEKLDPTEIRCDRDVKCFLQEVRNGGMTMMRPPLYVEVISKVEHVCRNVHQTAFASDSGSNLHSFSCPPIGGRLPQASGTESIQATSQEIMVQETQFRDQVDVRGGPGHHLTFTKELMLEVTMLNGFLTTRSMSSCIILIMMRITMQQGMMLVIMM encoded by the coding sequence atggaagatgatgacattgtaattgcggttttatacaatggaacattggtacaaaatgatagtggtgattgggaatatcgaaatggtaaaaatgtaatggtttccgtcggcaagagatgcacaaaatcagagttagaggatgagattttcaattctattgagatagatcgaaatgaatatttgctaaagctaaaatggatatatggacgatgtgcagaaaagttggatcctacagaaatacgatgtgatagggatgtgaaatgctttcttcaagaagtgaggaatggagggatgacaatgatgcggcctccattgtatgttgaggtgatttcaaaagttgaacatgtatgtagaaatgttcatcaaacagcatttgcttcggatagtgggagtaatcttcattctttttcttgtcctccaattggcggtcgtctaccacaagcttccggtactgaatcaattcaggctacatctcaggaaattatggttcaagaaactcagtttagagatcaagttgatgttcgtggggggcctggacatcatttaacattcacgaaggagttgatgttggaggtgactatgctgaacggtttcctaacgacgaggagtatgagcagttgcatcatattgatcatgatgagaattacaatgcagcaggggatgatgttggtcataatgatgtag
- the LOC107430369 gene encoding glutamate dehydrogenase 2 yields the protein MNALAATNRNFLHASRILGLDSKLEKSLLIPFREIKVECTIPKDDGTLVSYVGFRVQHDNARGPMKGGIRYHPEVDPDEVNALAQLMTWKTAVANIPYGGAKGGIGCNPRELSISEQERLTRVFTQRIHDLIGIHRDVPAPDMGTNSQTMAWILDEYSKFHGYSPAVVTGKPIDLGGSLGREAATGLGVVFGTEALLAEYGKSISDMKFVIQGFGNVGSWAAKYIHERGGKVVAVSDITGAIKNPNGLDIPALLRHTASTESLKEFHGGDVMDPNGLLVHDCDVLIPCALGGVLNKENAAEVKAKFIIEAANHPTDPEADEILSKKGVVILPDIYANSGGVTVSYFEWVQNIQGFMWDEEKVNCELNKYMRKAFCDIKAMCQAHNCNLRMGAFTLGVNRVARATLLRGWEA from the exons ATGAACGCTCTTGCAGCGACAAACCGAAATTTTCTTCATGCAAGTCGCATACTTGGGTTGGATTCTAAACTTGAAAAGAGCCTTTTGATCCCCTTTAGAGAAATCAAA GTCGAGTGTACAATTCCTAAGGATGATGGAACTCTTGTTTCCTATGTGGGATTTAGAGTCCAACATGACAATGCCCGTGGGCCAATGAAAGGAGGAATTCGTTACCATCCTGAG GTTGATCCAGATGAAGTGAATGCTCTTGCTCAACTAATGACATGGAAGACAGCCGTAGCAAACATTCCATATGGTGGCGCTAAGGGTGGGATTGGATGCAACCCAAGGGAGTTAAGCATCAGTGAACAAGAACGCTTAACTCGCGTTTTTACTCAGAGGATCCATGATCTCATTGGAATTCACAGGGATGTTCCTGCCCCTGACATGGGAACTAATTCACAG ACAATGGCTTGGATTCTTGATGAGTATTCAAAGTTTCATGGATATTCACCTGCAGTTGTTACAGGAAAACCAATT GATCTTGGGGGATCACTTGGAAGGGAGGCTGCAACTGGACTTGGAGTGGTTTTTGGAACCGAAGCTTTGCTTGCTGAATATGGGAAGTCAATTTCTGATATGAAGTTTGTCATCCAG GGGTTTGGAAATGTGGGCTCATGGGCAGCCAAGTACATCCATGAGAGAGGAGGTAAGGTTGTTGCTGTTAGTGACATCACTGGTGCAATTAAGAACCCAAATGGACTTGACATCCCGGCTCTGCTGAGACACACAGCAAGCACTGAAAGTTTGAAGGAATTCCATGGTGGAGATGTTATGGATCCAAATGGCTTACTTGTCCACGATTGTGATGTTCTCATTCCATGTGCCTTAGGGGGGGTTCTCAACAA GGAAAATGCTGCTGAAGTGAAGGCGAAATTCATAATAGAAGCTGCAAATCATCCCACCGACCCAGAAGCAGATGAG ATCTTATCCAAGAAAGGAGTTGTGATACTCCCTGACATCTATGCAAATTCTGGTGGCGTGACCGTAAGCTACTTTGAATGGGTTCAG AATATTCAAGGATTTATGTGGGACGAAGAGAAAGTGAACTGTGAGCTGAATAAGTACATGAGGAAAGCTTTTTGTGACATCAAGGCAATGTGTCAAGCTCATAATTGCAATTTGCGAATGGGGGCCTTTACATTAGGGGTGAATCGCGTGGCTCGTGCTACCTTGTTAAGGGGGTGGGAAGCATAA
- the LOC107430367 gene encoding light-harvesting complex-like protein 3 isotype 1, chloroplastic, protein MSSSMALFSPPNTHLPTLSPSSFPKPHLTHKPYIFLRPKNPVFLSKATSDNGAGSLSSAATAVEPIAEPKVSQASEPALEKNETSSSSNGSAGTAKEVEVVSKFEDPKWVNGTWDLKQFQKDSKTDWDAVIDAEARRRKWLESNPESSSNDEPIVFDTSIIPWWAWIKRYHLPEAELLNGRAAMIGFFMAYLVDSLTGVGLVDQIGNFFCKTLLFVAVVGVLLIRKNEDIGTLKKLLDETTFYDKQWQATWQDETPGSSKDK, encoded by the exons ATGTCCAGTTCCATGGCCTTGTTTTCTCCTCCAAACACCCATCTCCCAACCCTCTCCCCTTCTTCATTTCCCAAACCCCACCTTACCCACAAACCTTATATCTTTCTCAGACCCAAAAACCCTGTTTTTCTTTCCAAAGCCACATCAGATAATGGAGCTGGTTCCCTTAGCTCAGCTGCCACTGCTGTGGAACCCATAGCAGAGCCTAAGGTCTCTCAAGCTTCTGAACCGGCATTGGAGAAGAATGAGACTTCTTCTAGCTCTAATGGGTCTGCAGGGACTGCCAAGGAAGTGGAGGTTGTGAGTAAATTTGAAGACCCCAAATGGGTTAATGGGACTTGGGATTTGAAGCAGTTTCAGAAAGATAGCAAAACAGATTGGGATGCTGTCATTGATGCCG AGGCTAGAAGGCGAAAATGGCTCGAGAGCAACCCTGAATCATCCAGTAATGATGAACCCATAGTTTTTGACACCTCCATCATACCTTGGTGGGCATGGATAAAACGGTACCATTTGCCAGAAGCTGAACTTCTTAATG GCCGAGCTGCAATGATTGGGTTTTTTATGGCTTATCTGGTTGATAGCTTGACTGGGGTAGGTTTGGTTGATCAAATAGGCAACTTCTTCTGCAAAACTTTGTTGTTTGTAGCTGTGGTGGGAGTACTTCTGATCCGCAAGAACGAGGATATTGGAACTCTAAAGAAACTGCTGGATGAGACAACCTTCTATGACAAACAATGGCAAGCAACCTGGCAGGATGAGACCCCTGGAAGTTCCAAGGATAAGTAG